In Amycolatopsis coloradensis, one genomic interval encodes:
- a CDS encoding beta-ketoacyl-ACP synthase III — MPSSQAAVLAGIGSWLPPRVVGNEEIAQRLDTSDEWIRSRTGIAERRVVDPGTSTVDLAVEAGRRALASAGETAADAVVLATSTADQLCPASAPQVATELGLNGVAAFDVNAVCSGFVYGLATGAGLIAAGIARRVLVIGADVFTSLVDPEDRGTVPIFGDGAGAVLLRAGDPDELGALGPFDLHSEGALAELLWVEAGGTKNRRSDDPRDHYLVMQGQTVFRHACARMAESARAVLDSAGWEVGDIDRFIGHQANIRILQTCAKQLGLAEDVMYSNIEKVGNTSAASIPIALADAAKDGALQPGHRVVMGAFGAGLTWGSTLLRWPDVIPG; from the coding sequence GTGCCCTCATCTCAGGCCGCCGTTCTCGCCGGTATCGGCTCATGGCTGCCTCCGCGCGTGGTGGGCAACGAGGAGATCGCCCAGCGGCTGGACACCTCCGATGAGTGGATCCGCTCGCGGACCGGCATCGCCGAACGCCGGGTGGTCGATCCCGGAACGTCCACTGTGGACCTCGCGGTCGAGGCGGGGCGCCGGGCGCTGGCGTCGGCGGGGGAGACCGCGGCGGACGCCGTCGTGCTCGCGACCTCCACGGCCGACCAGCTGTGCCCGGCCAGCGCGCCGCAGGTCGCGACCGAGCTCGGGCTGAACGGTGTCGCCGCGTTCGACGTCAACGCCGTGTGCAGCGGGTTCGTCTACGGGCTCGCCACCGGCGCCGGGCTGATCGCCGCCGGGATCGCGCGGCGGGTGCTGGTGATCGGCGCCGACGTCTTCACCTCGCTCGTCGACCCCGAAGACCGCGGCACGGTGCCGATCTTCGGCGACGGCGCGGGCGCCGTCCTGCTGCGCGCGGGCGACCCGGACGAGCTCGGTGCGCTCGGCCCGTTCGACCTGCACAGCGAAGGCGCGCTCGCGGAACTGCTCTGGGTCGAGGCGGGCGGTACGAAGAACCGCCGCTCGGACGACCCGCGCGACCATTACCTGGTGATGCAGGGCCAGACGGTCTTCCGGCACGCCTGCGCCCGCATGGCCGAATCGGCGCGCGCGGTGCTGGACTCCGCCGGCTGGGAGGTCGGCGACATCGACCGGTTCATCGGGCACCAGGCGAACATCCGCATCCTGCAGACCTGCGCGAAACAGCTCGGGCTCGCGGAGGACGTGATGTACTCGAACATCGAGAAGGTGGGCAACACGAGCGCGGCGTCGATCCCGATCGCGCTGGCCGACGCGGCCAAGGACGGCGCGCTCCAGCCGGGGCACCGCGTCGTGATGGGGGCCTTCGGCGCCGGGCTGACCTGGGGCTCGACGCTGCTGCGCTGGCCGGACGTCATTCCGGGCTGA
- the hisC gene encoding histidinol-phosphate transaminase yields MSPVSPRADLESLPKYVPGRTIQGAIKLASNEVPGGPLPSVAQAIAETAQGINRYPDITASALVERLARELGEPVERIAVGCGSVSLCQQMIQALCGPGDEVVFPWRSFEAYPIVTQVANAVSVKVPLTAGHGLDLDAMLAAITPKTRLVFVCNPNNPTGTVVRRAELERFLDAVPSGVLVVLDEAYKEFVTDAEVPDGVELARGRDNVAVLRTFSKAYGLAGLRVGYAVAPEAITVALKQVYVAFSVNMIAQAAAIASLDAADELLERCKEIVSERTRVRDALVAKGYEVPETQANFVWLPLGERTTEFAEHALERKLIVRPFAGEGARVTIGTPEENDLFLEAAGDFPR; encoded by the coding sequence ATGTCACCTGTTTCGCCGCGTGCGGATCTCGAATCGTTGCCGAAGTACGTCCCTGGCCGGACAATCCAGGGCGCGATCAAGCTGGCGAGTAACGAGGTTCCCGGTGGGCCGCTGCCGAGTGTGGCGCAGGCCATAGCCGAGACGGCGCAGGGCATCAACCGGTACCCGGACATCACCGCTTCCGCGCTCGTCGAGCGGCTGGCCCGCGAACTGGGCGAGCCAGTCGAGCGGATCGCCGTCGGCTGCGGTTCGGTTTCCCTTTGCCAGCAAATGATCCAGGCCCTGTGCGGCCCTGGCGACGAGGTCGTCTTCCCGTGGCGTTCGTTCGAGGCGTACCCGATCGTCACGCAGGTGGCGAACGCCGTCAGCGTGAAGGTGCCGCTGACCGCCGGGCACGGGCTGGACCTGGACGCGATGCTGGCCGCGATCACGCCGAAGACGCGGCTGGTCTTCGTGTGCAACCCCAACAACCCGACCGGGACGGTCGTGCGGCGGGCGGAACTGGAGCGCTTCCTCGACGCCGTGCCCTCGGGTGTGCTCGTCGTGCTCGACGAGGCGTACAAGGAGTTCGTGACCGACGCCGAGGTGCCGGACGGCGTCGAACTCGCGCGCGGCAGGGACAACGTCGCGGTACTGCGGACTTTCTCGAAGGCGTACGGCCTCGCCGGTCTTCGCGTGGGTTACGCGGTGGCCCCGGAAGCGATCACCGTCGCGCTGAAGCAGGTCTACGTCGCGTTCTCGGTGAACATGATCGCCCAGGCGGCGGCCATCGCCTCGCTCGACGCGGCCGACGAACTGCTGGAACGCTGCAAGGAGATCGTCTCGGAGCGCACGCGTGTCCGGGATGCCTTGGTGGCCAAGGGTTACGAGGTGCCGGAGACGCAGGCGAACTTCGTCTGGCTGCCGCTGGGCGAGCGGACGACCGAGTTCGCGGAGCACGCACTGGAGCGCAAGCTGATCGTGCGTCCCTTCGCGGGCGAAGGCGCGCGAGTGACCATCGGGACACCTGAAGAGAACGACCTCTTCCTCGAAGCGGCCGGGGATTTCCCGCGCTGA
- a CDS encoding Lrp/AsnC family transcriptional regulator: MHTPDLDRMDVAILACLQSDARTIAEHIGAKVGLSAAAVQRRIKRLRETGVIEREVAVLSPRALGLSMTFVVMVEMERENLAVLDGFRRQVLADDNVQQCYYVTGNADFVLVVTCRDMADFETFTRRMFFDNPNVRHFTTSVAMDRVKTGLTLPLEP; encoded by the coding sequence GTGCACACACCCGACCTCGACCGCATGGACGTCGCCATCCTCGCCTGCCTCCAGTCCGACGCCCGCACGATCGCCGAGCACATCGGCGCGAAGGTGGGCCTGTCGGCGGCCGCCGTGCAGCGGCGGATCAAGCGGCTGCGGGAGACCGGGGTGATCGAACGCGAGGTGGCGGTGCTGTCGCCGCGCGCGCTCGGGCTGTCGATGACGTTCGTGGTGATGGTCGAGATGGAACGCGAGAACCTCGCGGTCCTCGACGGGTTCCGGCGTCAGGTGCTCGCGGACGACAACGTCCAGCAGTGTTACTACGTCACCGGCAACGCGGACTTCGTGCTCGTGGTGACCTGCCGGGACATGGCGGATTTCGAGACGTTCACGCGGCGGATGTTCTTCGACAATCCGAACGTGCGGCACTTCACGACGTCGGTGGCGATGGACCGGGTCAAGACCGGACTGACGCTGCCGCTGGAGCCCTGA
- a CDS encoding GNAT family N-acetyltransferase — protein sequence MAGLIKAWVHGWALSRGVGVPVAEPDGYRLDVGRPGHRVRYVLADAGSVARRARSLTEPGTWLKVSGSRDEVAKTVPPEWEVGPPEYLMSAPIALRPVMAAPEPYRAELVGDGVVTDVVVRAPDGSRAATGRVAIAGGTAVIDQVVTEPEHQRRGLGRFVMRRLDEVAVAAGAERAVLVATEEGRALYLTLGWTVAAEITAAHLPEEN from the coding sequence GTGGCAGGGCTGATCAAGGCATGGGTGCACGGCTGGGCGCTTTCGCGCGGCGTCGGGGTCCCGGTCGCCGAACCGGACGGCTACCGGCTCGACGTCGGGCGTCCCGGGCATCGCGTGAGATACGTGCTGGCGGACGCCGGATCGGTCGCGCGCCGGGCGCGTTCGCTGACAGAGCCCGGAACATGGCTGAAGGTGAGTGGTTCGCGGGACGAGGTGGCGAAGACGGTGCCGCCGGAATGGGAGGTCGGCCCGCCGGAGTACCTGATGAGCGCCCCGATAGCGCTGCGGCCGGTGATGGCCGCGCCCGAGCCGTACCGGGCGGAGCTGGTCGGCGACGGCGTGGTCACCGACGTGGTGGTGCGCGCGCCGGACGGCTCACGCGCGGCCACCGGCCGGGTCGCGATAGCCGGCGGCACGGCGGTGATCGATCAGGTCGTGACGGAGCCCGAGCACCAGCGGCGAGGGCTGGGCAGGTTCGTCATGCGCAGGCTCGACGAGGTGGCGGTCGCCGCCGGGGCGGAGCGAGCGGTCCTGGTCGCCACGGAGGAGGGCCGCGCGTTGTACCTGACGCTCGGCTGGACGGTCGCCGCGGAGATCACCGCGGCTCATCTACCGGAGGAGAACTGA
- a CDS encoding class I SAM-dependent methyltransferase, whose translation MEKVRFTEEKATMLATLYGRALDARSDRPILGDKAADEAVKQIDYDFASLGVNADMGLTVAMRAKPMDDWAAAFLREHPDATVVQLGCGMDSRVYRVDPPPSVRWFDVDYPEVVDLRARIYPARDGYRTIGSSVTDFGWLDEIPSDKPGLVIAEGLTMYLRPSEGEELLRRLIARFPQGGEMVFDIFSRLGIKLQKLNPVVRKAKATLYWGIDEISELERLGLTLVSKLDSTDYATPEVKARISPSMRAQLWVAGLFPAFKKMGRILRMRF comes from the coding sequence ATGGAGAAGGTCCGGTTCACCGAAGAGAAGGCGACGATGCTCGCCACGCTGTACGGCCGGGCACTCGACGCCCGCAGCGACCGGCCGATCCTCGGCGACAAAGCCGCCGACGAGGCCGTCAAGCAGATCGACTACGACTTCGCTTCGCTGGGCGTGAACGCCGACATGGGCTTGACCGTCGCGATGCGGGCCAAACCGATGGACGACTGGGCGGCGGCGTTCCTGCGGGAGCACCCGGACGCGACCGTCGTCCAGCTCGGCTGTGGGATGGACAGCCGCGTGTACCGCGTCGACCCGCCGCCTTCGGTGCGGTGGTTCGACGTCGACTACCCGGAGGTCGTCGATCTGCGCGCCCGGATCTACCCCGCGCGGGACGGCTACCGGACCATCGGCTCGTCCGTGACGGACTTCGGCTGGCTCGACGAGATCCCGTCGGACAAACCCGGTCTGGTGATCGCGGAGGGGCTGACGATGTACCTGCGGCCGTCCGAAGGCGAGGAACTGCTGCGGCGGCTGATCGCGCGTTTCCCGCAGGGCGGCGAAATGGTCTTCGACATCTTCAGCAGGCTGGGGATCAAGCTGCAGAAGCTGAATCCGGTGGTCCGCAAGGCCAAGGCGACGCTGTACTGGGGCATCGACGAGATCTCCGAACTGGAACGGCTCGGCTTGACCCTGGTCTCGAAGCTCGACTCGACGGATTACGCGACGCCCGAAGTGAAGGCGCGGATTTCGCCGTCGATGCGGGCACAGTTGTGGGTCGCGGGTCTGTTCCCGGCGTTCAAGAAGATGGGGCGGATCCTGCGGATGCGGTTCTGA
- a CDS encoding sulfite exporter TauE/SafE family protein has protein sequence MTWWHAVVIFVAGLWAGTINTVVGSGTLVTFPVLVALGYSPLTATTSNAIGLAPGTVSGAIGYREELKGYWPQVAKLAVASFLGAICGTILLLSLPKDAFETVVPALVGLAVVLVIVQPRVAAWVAKRREENGTVHKIGPLLLFLIFLIGIYGGYFTAAQGVMMMAVMGMLMSESLQRLNGVKNALSAVVNIVAGAIYAFIAPVSWPVVALLAVGSTIGGQIGAKIGRKLSPKVLRGVIVVIGLAAMVQLLLK, from the coding sequence ATGACGTGGTGGCACGCGGTAGTGATCTTCGTCGCGGGGCTCTGGGCGGGCACCATCAACACGGTCGTCGGTTCGGGCACGCTGGTGACCTTCCCGGTTCTGGTCGCCCTCGGCTACTCGCCGCTGACGGCGACGACGTCCAACGCGATCGGCCTCGCCCCCGGCACGGTCAGCGGGGCGATCGGCTACCGGGAGGAGCTCAAGGGCTACTGGCCCCAGGTCGCCAAACTCGCCGTGGCGTCGTTCCTCGGCGCGATCTGCGGGACGATCCTGCTGCTCTCGCTGCCGAAGGACGCTTTCGAGACCGTCGTCCCCGCGCTGGTCGGCCTCGCGGTGGTGCTCGTGATCGTCCAGCCGCGAGTGGCCGCCTGGGTCGCGAAGCGCCGCGAGGAGAACGGGACGGTCCACAAGATCGGGCCGCTCCTGCTGTTCCTGATCTTCCTGATCGGCATCTACGGCGGATACTTCACGGCCGCGCAGGGCGTGATGATGATGGCCGTGATGGGGATGCTGATGTCGGAGTCGCTGCAGCGGCTCAACGGCGTCAAGAACGCCCTGTCGGCGGTCGTGAACATCGTCGCGGGCGCGATCTACGCCTTCATCGCGCCGGTCAGCTGGCCTGTGGTCGCGCTGCTCGCGGTCGGGTCGACGATCGGCGGCCAGATCGGCGCGAAGATCGGCCGTAAGCTCTCGCCGAAGGTGCTGCGCGGCGTGATCGTCGTGATCGGCCTCGCCGCGATGGTGCAGCTGCTTCTCAAATAG
- a CDS encoding S1 family peptidase: MKITKLLGVAATAALATGALVTGTPAAASSDTLLNQDMVPALQRDLGLTAGQALARIQSETAAGALEQSLASALAGSFGGASYNEATGKLRVGVTDAAKLGQVLASGAEAELVRFSAAQLDSTVDKLNAGERAADGAITGWGVDTKTNRVTVNVLPGKSGVVDSYLEKVKVDKAAVAVVETTSVPTLKYDVRGGDAYYINSSSRCSIGFSVNGGFLTAGHCGPGTVTGYNRVAMGSFARASFPGNDYGHVRVNSNWVPRGVINNGTRVSGSTEAATGASVCKSGSTTGWTCGTVGAKNQTVRYAEGTVYGMTATNVRSQAGDSGGSFIAGNQAQGMLSGGNSSVTYFFPVRPALSATGTSLVLG, from the coding sequence ATGAAGATCACGAAGCTCCTCGGTGTGGCCGCCACGGCAGCACTGGCCACCGGCGCGCTCGTCACGGGTACCCCCGCGGCAGCGTCCTCGGACACTCTGCTCAATCAAGACATGGTTCCCGCCCTGCAACGGGACCTCGGCCTGACCGCCGGCCAGGCACTCGCCCGGATCCAGAGCGAGACGGCCGCCGGCGCTCTCGAACAGTCACTCGCCTCGGCGCTCGCCGGCAGCTTCGGCGGCGCCAGCTACAACGAGGCCACCGGCAAGCTCCGCGTCGGCGTCACGGACGCGGCGAAACTGGGCCAGGTCCTCGCCAGCGGCGCGGAAGCGGAACTCGTGCGCTTCTCGGCCGCCCAGCTGGATTCCACTGTGGACAAACTGAACGCCGGTGAGCGCGCGGCGGACGGCGCGATCACCGGCTGGGGTGTCGACACCAAGACCAACCGCGTGACGGTGAACGTCCTGCCGGGCAAGAGCGGCGTCGTCGACTCGTACCTGGAGAAGGTCAAGGTGGACAAGGCCGCCGTCGCGGTGGTCGAGACCACTTCGGTGCCGACCCTGAAGTACGACGTCCGCGGTGGCGACGCGTACTACATCAACAGCTCTTCGCGCTGTTCGATCGGCTTCTCGGTCAACGGCGGCTTCCTCACCGCCGGGCACTGCGGTCCGGGCACGGTGACCGGTTACAACCGGGTCGCGATGGGCTCGTTCGCCCGCGCCAGCTTCCCCGGGAACGACTACGGCCACGTCCGGGTCAACAGCAACTGGGTGCCGCGCGGGGTCATCAACAACGGCACCCGCGTGAGCGGTTCGACCGAGGCGGCCACCGGCGCGTCGGTCTGCAAGTCGGGGTCGACCACCGGCTGGACCTGCGGCACCGTCGGCGCCAAGAACCAGACCGTCCGCTACGCCGAGGGCACGGTTTACGGCATGACCGCCACCAACGTCCGCTCGCAGGCGGGCGACTCCGGCGGCTCGTTCATCGCGGGCAACCAGGCACAGGGCATGTTGTCCGGCGGCAACAGCTCGGTGACGTACTTCTTCCCGGTGCGGCCGGCGTTGTCCGCGACCGGGACGTCCCTGGTCCTCGGCTGA
- a CDS encoding FadR/GntR family transcriptional regulator gives MAGDEREQVWSATVDHLRTMIDSGRLPAGSRLPAERALCEQLGISRGSLRQALRVLDSIGYVQVRPGSGTYVREKLDERPLRGWFSEHEHLVEKLFDLRTTVEPTLAERLALDHTPRVLERLEGTVDEMDRAAADGDMLRVIAADAEFHRVIAENAGNDDVTDLLRSVLSLVGEERRAALRLPGQIRKAVDEHRAILEAIRGSDAAAAREITLRHLLDAKTYVHDYTTRD, from the coding sequence GTGGCGGGTGACGAGCGCGAACAGGTGTGGAGTGCGACGGTCGATCATCTGCGCACGATGATCGACTCGGGCAGGCTCCCCGCCGGATCGAGACTGCCCGCCGAACGGGCGCTCTGCGAACAGCTCGGCATCAGCCGCGGTTCGCTGCGGCAGGCGTTGCGGGTGCTGGATTCCATCGGTTACGTGCAGGTGCGGCCGGGGTCGGGCACGTACGTTCGCGAGAAGCTCGACGAGCGGCCCCTGCGCGGCTGGTTCTCCGAGCACGAGCACCTGGTCGAGAAGCTGTTCGACCTGCGGACCACCGTCGAGCCGACGCTGGCCGAGCGGCTCGCGCTCGACCACACGCCACGGGTGCTCGAGCGGCTGGAGGGCACCGTCGACGAGATGGACCGGGCCGCGGCCGACGGCGACATGCTGCGCGTGATCGCGGCCGACGCCGAATTCCACCGCGTGATCGCGGAGAACGCCGGCAACGACGACGTCACCGACCTGCTGCGTTCGGTGCTGTCGCTGGTCGGCGAGGAGCGGCGGGCGGCGTTGCGGCTTCCTGGGCAGATCCGGAAGGCCGTCGACGAGCATCGCGCGATCCTCGAAGCGATCCGCGGTTCGGACGCGGCGGCCGCGCGGGAGATCACCCTGCGGCATCTGCTCGACGCCAAGACCTACGTCCACGACTACACGACCCGGGATTGA
- a CDS encoding adenylate/guanylate cyclase domain-containing protein, whose translation MSSRFRLVLRTSLGFAALGVGSSVCGAGVVALLLLLQGLPSEVGDRGWILGVTAAGIVALALIVGTLWTAWLQRRTAVWFVFGRPPTKAEAERALRLPVDMGIVSGTLWLIGTIVLGALARVLGSWMDALGMALVIGLGGLTTVGLTYLAAEWVARPVMTIALKVTPPKGTLRVTVRTRVVVTWSLASGVPFLGVLLVAAPPDLGQGDHVASLIMLSAIGLGVGAIGTGLLAKAVATPLHRLRVALDEIARGNKEIVVEVDDSSEIGLLQTSVNDLAAGLREQERMRDLFGRHVGDEVARHALEYGASLSGDVREVTALFVDVVDSTALASRTPPEDLVKTLNRFFTSVVHAVGARGGLVNKFQGDAALCVFGAPTRLADAPTAALSAARAIRDAVQETGELDLGIGVASGRVFAGQLGTSSRFEYTVIGDAVNEAARLTEDAKSADGRILASETVLKAALESERAHWKPYAELELRGRQEPTHAWEANALSPE comes from the coding sequence ATGTCGAGCCGGTTCCGGCTGGTGCTCAGGACCAGTCTCGGTTTCGCCGCGCTCGGCGTCGGTTCCAGTGTGTGCGGTGCCGGTGTGGTCGCGTTGCTGCTGCTCCTGCAGGGCCTGCCGAGCGAGGTCGGCGATCGCGGCTGGATCCTCGGCGTCACCGCCGCCGGCATCGTCGCGCTGGCGCTGATCGTCGGTACCTTGTGGACGGCGTGGCTCCAGCGGCGCACGGCGGTCTGGTTCGTGTTCGGCCGCCCGCCGACGAAGGCCGAGGCCGAGCGGGCGCTCCGGCTCCCGGTCGACATGGGGATCGTCAGCGGGACACTCTGGCTGATCGGCACGATCGTGCTCGGCGCGCTCGCGCGGGTGCTCGGGTCCTGGATGGACGCGCTCGGGATGGCGCTGGTGATCGGGCTCGGCGGGCTGACCACGGTCGGCCTCACCTACCTCGCCGCCGAATGGGTCGCGCGGCCGGTGATGACGATCGCGCTCAAGGTGACCCCGCCGAAGGGCACGCTCAGGGTCACCGTGCGGACCAGGGTGGTCGTCACCTGGTCGCTGGCGAGCGGCGTGCCGTTCCTCGGGGTGCTGCTGGTGGCCGCCCCGCCGGACCTCGGCCAAGGCGACCACGTCGCGAGCCTGATCATGCTTTCGGCGATCGGCCTCGGTGTCGGCGCGATCGGGACGGGCCTGCTCGCGAAGGCCGTCGCGACACCACTGCACCGGCTGCGGGTGGCGCTCGACGAGATCGCGCGCGGCAACAAGGAGATCGTGGTCGAGGTCGACGACTCCAGCGAGATCGGCCTGCTCCAGACCTCGGTCAACGACCTGGCCGCCGGGCTCCGCGAGCAGGAGCGGATGCGGGATCTCTTCGGCAGACACGTCGGGGACGAGGTGGCGCGGCACGCGCTGGAGTACGGCGCCTCCCTTTCGGGTGACGTGCGCGAGGTGACGGCGCTGTTCGTCGACGTCGTCGATTCGACGGCCTTGGCGAGCCGCACCCCGCCCGAAGACCTCGTGAAGACGCTCAACCGGTTCTTCACCAGCGTGGTGCACGCGGTCGGGGCACGCGGCGGGCTGGTCAACAAGTTCCAAGGTGACGCCGCGCTCTGCGTCTTCGGCGCCCCGACCAGGCTGGCGGACGCGCCCACGGCGGCGCTTTCGGCCGCGCGGGCCATCCGGGACGCCGTCCAGGAGACCGGCGAGCTCGACCTCGGCATCGGCGTCGCGAGCGGGCGGGTCTTCGCCGGTCAGCTGGGGACCAGCAGCCGGTTCGAGTACACCGTCATCGGCGACGCGGTGAACGAGGCCGCGCGCCTGACCGAGGACGCGAAATCCGCCGACGGCCGGATCCTGGCGAGCGAAACGGTGCTCAAGGCAGCGTTGGAGAGCGAGCGCGCGCACTGGAAGCCGTACGCGGAACTCGAGCTGCGCGGGCGCCAGGAGCCGACGCACGCCTGGGAGGCGAACGCGCTCAGCCCGGAATGA
- a CDS encoding SsgA family sporulation/cell division regulator: MHTDAIHQSQFVLLNNSSTPVLSRLSFHAGEPFAVTVSFRTERGRWVEWTFARELLVTGLTDPAGLGDVRVRPDLSEDEALLTLEIESPDGYASFELEREDVESFLESTYELVPLGSESEHFDVEALIEEISNV, translated from the coding sequence GTGCACACCGACGCAATTCACCAGAGCCAGTTCGTTCTGCTGAACAACAGCAGCACGCCCGTTCTTTCCCGCCTGTCCTTCCACGCCGGCGAACCGTTCGCGGTCACCGTGTCGTTCCGGACGGAGCGCGGCCGGTGGGTCGAGTGGACCTTCGCGCGTGAGCTGCTCGTCACCGGCCTCACCGACCCCGCCGGGCTCGGCGACGTCCGCGTCCGCCCCGACCTCTCGGAGGACGAGGCGCTGCTGACGCTCGAAATCGAGTCACCCGACGGCTACGCGTCGTTCGAGCTCGAGCGTGAGGACGTCGAGTCGTTCCTCGAGTCCACCTACGAGCTCGTCCCGCTCGGCTCCGAGAGCGAGCACTTCGACGTCGAGGCGCTGATCGAGGAGATCAGCAACGTCTGA
- a CDS encoding FBP domain-containing protein gives MEPLGQDEIRASFVNCTRGEAKGVTLPARPEEIPWENREFLGWRDPKAASRAYLVLPYRGETVGLSLRAAPRPKGRVLLSNMCGLCTTTHPLSDIALFSGRRAGKSGREGNTLGIYACANLACSQYIRGELQSDVPQPFESLTLEERVFRLEDKLHRFVERVLESRSRGASALRTASAGSAPSS, from the coding sequence ATGGAACCGCTGGGCCAAGACGAGATCAGAGCGTCCTTCGTGAACTGCACCCGAGGCGAGGCCAAGGGGGTCACGCTGCCCGCCCGGCCCGAAGAGATCCCTTGGGAGAACAGGGAATTCCTCGGCTGGCGCGATCCGAAGGCCGCCTCCCGGGCGTATCTCGTGCTGCCGTACCGCGGGGAAACCGTCGGGCTGTCCCTCCGGGCCGCTCCCCGGCCGAAGGGCCGTGTCCTGCTGAGCAACATGTGCGGCCTGTGCACGACGACACATCCGCTGTCCGACATCGCGCTGTTCTCCGGCCGCCGCGCCGGGAAATCCGGCAGGGAAGGGAACACGCTCGGCATCTACGCGTGCGCGAACCTCGCGTGCAGCCAGTACATCCGCGGCGAGTTGCAGTCGGACGTGCCGCAGCCGTTCGAGTCCTTGACGCTGGAGGAACGCGTCTTCCGGCTGGAAGACAAACTGCACCGATTCGTCGAGCGGGTGCTGGAGTCACGCTCACGAGGCGCGTCGGCCCTCAGAACCGCATCCGCAGGATCCGCCCCATCTTCTTGA
- a CDS encoding dienelactone hydrolase family protein, with amino-acid sequence MTLTTTVEHQHANGHTLRLTFAEPDGVVRGGLVVLHEEAEEVEEGLGLLLAGLAGEGWLTVTPHLDRDDLTQQDLLEATDATLSWLAERGVQADLVGVVGFDLGGTAALVVASNRRLGAAVSVGGQGVTGLPVLVEIAGRLTSPWLGMYGDAGDEAGGAEVEQLREAAATANVATNVVHYPGANHRFDADPDAAAEAWQRTLNWFDAHLR; translated from the coding sequence ATGACCCTGACGACCACCGTGGAACACCAGCACGCCAACGGCCACACGCTGCGCCTGACCTTCGCCGAACCGGACGGTGTCGTCCGCGGCGGGCTCGTGGTGCTGCACGAGGAGGCCGAAGAGGTCGAAGAGGGTCTGGGCCTGCTCCTGGCCGGTCTCGCCGGCGAAGGCTGGCTCACCGTCACTCCGCATCTCGACCGGGACGACCTCACGCAGCAGGACCTGCTCGAAGCCACCGACGCGACGCTCTCCTGGCTCGCCGAGCGCGGTGTCCAGGCGGATCTCGTCGGTGTGGTCGGTTTCGACCTCGGCGGGACGGCCGCGCTGGTCGTGGCGTCGAACCGCAGGCTGGGCGCGGCGGTCAGCGTCGGCGGGCAGGGCGTCACCGGGCTGCCGGTCCTGGTCGAGATCGCGGGACGGCTCACCAGCCCTTGGCTCGGCATGTACGGCGACGCGGGCGACGAGGCCGGAGGCGCCGAAGTCGAGCAACTTCGCGAAGCGGCGGCGACGGCGAACGTCGCGACGAACGTCGTCCACTACCCGGGCGCCAACCACCGTTTCGACGCCGACCCGGACGCGGCCGCGGAGGCCTGGCAGCGCACGCTGAATTGGTTCGACGCCCACCTGCGGTGA
- a CDS encoding VOC family protein has translation MPAVFKDICLDANDHRDQRPVEWPVAIEDPAGRGPLIWINPLPEAKTVKNRMHIDVFGSAAELVAAGAPRATSSASSHRTRHNGLVECSTRHIRSAKGGNGA, from the coding sequence ATGCCGGCGGTGTTCAAGGACATCTGCCTCGACGCGAACGACCACCGCGACCAGCGGCCGGTGGAGTGGCCGGTGGCGATCGAGGATCCGGCCGGTCGCGGCCCGCTGATCTGGATCAACCCGCTGCCCGAGGCGAAGACCGTGAAGAACCGCATGCACATCGACGTCTTCGGCTCCGCGGCCGAGCTGGTCGCCGCCGGGGCCCCGAGGGCAACGAGTTCTGCGTCTTCGCACCGAACGAGACATAACGGGCTCGTTGAATGTTCGACTAGACACATCCGGAGCGCGAAAGGAGGTAACGGTGCTTAG